One region of Triticum aestivum cultivar Chinese Spring chromosome 6B, IWGSC CS RefSeq v2.1, whole genome shotgun sequence genomic DNA includes:
- the LOC123134915 gene encoding protein LITTLE ZIPPER 3-like, with product MERANTELYLENLCIMQANERLRRTAQLLAQENEQLLADLKRKQQHMAASSKTEAQLAKGGGPSGANVASAGAAPSKSGKQQPQ from the coding sequence ATGGAGCGGGCGAACACGGAGCTGTACCTGGAGAACCTGTGCATCATGCAGGCGAACGAGCGGCTCCGGCGGACAGCACAGCTGCTGGCCCAGGAGAACGAGCAGCTCCTCGCCGATCTCAAGCGCAAGCAGCAGCACATGGCGGCCTCTTCCAAGACGGAGGCCCAGCTGGCCAAGGGCGGCGGGCCGTCCGGCGCTAACGTGGCGTCGGCGGGCGCGGCGCCGTCCAAGTCCGGCAAGCAGCAGCCCCAGTGA
- the LOC123139340 gene encoding putative F-box/LRR-repeat protein At4g13960 isoform X2: MSERLNYEENIETAAAGGEDRVGTLPDQLLQTSFRGGNLLDRMSKRHHDEGNMERAVAGGEDRISALPDELLQYMMSFLLSRDAVRTCVLARRWRMLWKSVPSLRIDDPESYHGATGSSLFVNELLRLRDPTPLNTCDIRSGCQETANTNWAKEAFRHMEPWLLYALSCQVPVLRICFPWRVINMTLVSSHLKRLHLYRMRFEGCSLDFSSCQVLQVLEMKACHIHVNLLSQSLRFLKIHYTSFGFDPRTRISAPNLIGFRLAPFYGLAPLLDSMPSLVAASITLGEMCEEMCYCGNLSCGGCDAQAGNNDYPVALQGLSGATNLKLTAISYPIRLSVLRMDLTWRPMFRKLKKLLLNEWCVADDFTGLIYFLQHSPILETLILKLDLQTSEDYHLNEIDGSCNSREQSLLSQHLKAGFHFYWEALFGWSTSPSVLRSSWI; the protein is encoded by the exons ATGTCTGAGAGGCTCAACTACGAAGAAAACATCGAAACGGCAGCGGCCGGCGGCGAGGACCGTGTAGGCACCTTGCCGGACCAGCTCCTGCAGACGAG CTTTCGTGGAGGCAACCTGCTCGACAGAATGTCCAAGAGGCATCACGACGAGGGAAACATGGAAAGGGCGGTGGCTGGTGGCGAGGACCGCATCAGCGCCCTCCCGGACGAACTCCTCCAGTACATGATGTCATTCCTGCTTTCCCGCGACGCCGTGCGGACATGCGTGCTCGCTAGGCGCTGGCGCATGCTCTGGAAGTCCGTGCCCTCCCTACGCATTGATGATCCCGAGAGCTACCACGGCGCTACGGGCTCCAGCTTGTTTGTCAATGAGCTGCTTCGTCTCCGTGACCCAACGCCTCTGAATACATGTGACATCCGTTCTGGTTGTCAGGAGACTGCGAACACCAATTGGGCCAAGGAGGCATTCCGACACATGGAACCATGGCTCCTGTATGCTTTATCCTGTCAAGTTCCAGTGCTTCGAATTTGTTTTCCCTGGCGGGTAATCAACATGACTCTTGTCTCATCGCACTTGAAGAGGTTACATCTTTACCGCATGCGATTTGAGGGATGCTCTCTGGATTTTTCGAGCTGTCAGGTGCTACAGGTGTTAGAGATGAAAGCTTGTCATATCCATGTGAATCTCTTGTCCCAGTCATTACGATTTCTTAAAATTCACTACACGAGTTTTGGTTTTGATCCACGCACTCGTATTTCTGCCCCAAATCTCATTGGCTTCAGACTAGCTCCATTTTACGGTTTGGCTCCTTTGCTTGATAGCATGCCATCACTGGTAGCAGCATCTATTACACTTGGAGAAATGTGCGAGGAAATGTGTTACTGTGGAAATCTATCATGTGGGGGATGCGATGCTCAAGCCGGTAACAACGACTATCCTGTGGCTCTCCAAGGTTTGTCAGGTGCTACGAATTTGAAGTTGACAGCAATATCTTATCCGATAAGG CTGTCTGTTTTGAGAATGGATTTGACATGGCGCCCCATGTTCAGGAAGCTAAAAAAGTTGTTGCTCAATGAGTGGTGTGTGGCTGATGATTTCACTGGATTGATTTACTTTCTCCAGCACTCACCCATTCTAGAGACACTGATACTAAAGCTTGATTTGCAAACTTCTGAG GATTATCATTTGAACGAAATTGATGGAAGTTGTAACTCAAGGGAACAATCATTGCTATCACAACATCTCAAG GCAGGGTTCCATTTCTATTGGGAGGCGTTGTTCGGCTGGTCTACTTCGCCCTCTGTTCTTCGGTCTTCATGGATCTAG
- the LOC123139340 gene encoding putative F-box protein At1g49610 isoform X4 has protein sequence MSERLNYEENIETAAAGGEDRVGTLPDQLLQTSFRGGNLLDRMSKRHHDEGNMERAVAGGEDRISALPDELLQYMMSFLLSRDAVRTCVLARRWRMLWKSVPSLRIDDPESYHGATGSSLFVNELLRLRDPTPLNTCDIRSGCQETANTNWAKEAFRHMEPWLLYALSCQVPVLRICFPWRVINMTLVSSHLKRLHLYRMRFEGCSLDFSSCQVLQVLEMKACHIHVNLLSQSLRFLKIHYTSFGFDPRTRISAPNLIGFRLAPFYGLAPLLDSMPSLVAASITLGEMCEEMCYCGNLSCGGCDAQAGNNDYPVALQGLSGATNLKLTAISYPIRLSVLRMDLTWRPMFRKLKKLLLNEWCVADDFTGLIYFLQHSPILETLILKLDLQTSEAGFHFYWEALFGWSTSPSVLRSSWI, from the exons ATGTCTGAGAGGCTCAACTACGAAGAAAACATCGAAACGGCAGCGGCCGGCGGCGAGGACCGTGTAGGCACCTTGCCGGACCAGCTCCTGCAGACGAG CTTTCGTGGAGGCAACCTGCTCGACAGAATGTCCAAGAGGCATCACGACGAGGGAAACATGGAAAGGGCGGTGGCTGGTGGCGAGGACCGCATCAGCGCCCTCCCGGACGAACTCCTCCAGTACATGATGTCATTCCTGCTTTCCCGCGACGCCGTGCGGACATGCGTGCTCGCTAGGCGCTGGCGCATGCTCTGGAAGTCCGTGCCCTCCCTACGCATTGATGATCCCGAGAGCTACCACGGCGCTACGGGCTCCAGCTTGTTTGTCAATGAGCTGCTTCGTCTCCGTGACCCAACGCCTCTGAATACATGTGACATCCGTTCTGGTTGTCAGGAGACTGCGAACACCAATTGGGCCAAGGAGGCATTCCGACACATGGAACCATGGCTCCTGTATGCTTTATCCTGTCAAGTTCCAGTGCTTCGAATTTGTTTTCCCTGGCGGGTAATCAACATGACTCTTGTCTCATCGCACTTGAAGAGGTTACATCTTTACCGCATGCGATTTGAGGGATGCTCTCTGGATTTTTCGAGCTGTCAGGTGCTACAGGTGTTAGAGATGAAAGCTTGTCATATCCATGTGAATCTCTTGTCCCAGTCATTACGATTTCTTAAAATTCACTACACGAGTTTTGGTTTTGATCCACGCACTCGTATTTCTGCCCCAAATCTCATTGGCTTCAGACTAGCTCCATTTTACGGTTTGGCTCCTTTGCTTGATAGCATGCCATCACTGGTAGCAGCATCTATTACACTTGGAGAAATGTGCGAGGAAATGTGTTACTGTGGAAATCTATCATGTGGGGGATGCGATGCTCAAGCCGGTAACAACGACTATCCTGTGGCTCTCCAAGGTTTGTCAGGTGCTACGAATTTGAAGTTGACAGCAATATCTTATCCGATAAGG CTGTCTGTTTTGAGAATGGATTTGACATGGCGCCCCATGTTCAGGAAGCTAAAAAAGTTGTTGCTCAATGAGTGGTGTGTGGCTGATGATTTCACTGGATTGATTTACTTTCTCCAGCACTCACCCATTCTAGAGACACTGATACTAAAGCTTGATTTGCAAACTTCTGAG GCAGGGTTCCATTTCTATTGGGAGGCGTTGTTCGGCTGGTCTACTTCGCCCTCTGTTCTTCGGTCTTCATGGATCTAG
- the LOC123139340 gene encoding putative F-box/LRR-repeat protein At4g13960 isoform X1, whose product MSERLNYEENIETAAAGGEDRVGTLPDQLLQTSFRGGNLLDRMSKRHHDEGNMERAVAGGEDRISALPDELLQYMMSFLLSRDAVRTCVLARRWRMLWKSVPSLRIDDPESYHGATGSSLFVNELLRLRDPTPLNTCDIRSGCQETANTNWAKEAFRHMEPWLLYALSCQVPVLRICFPWRVINMTLVSSHLKRLHLYRMRFEGCSLDFSSCQVLQVLEMKACHIHVNLLSQSLRFLKIHYTSFGFDPRTRISAPNLIGFRLAPFYGLAPLLDSMPSLVAASITLGEMCEEMCYCGNLSCGGCDAQAGNNDYPVALQGLSGATNLKLTAISYPIRLSVLRMDLTWRPMFRKLKKLLLNEWCVADDFTGLIYFLQHSPILETLILKLDLQTSEDYHLNEIDGSCNSREQSLLSQHLKVVKIICGTQEDVIVHRISKILCAHGVPSEQIQIE is encoded by the exons ATGTCTGAGAGGCTCAACTACGAAGAAAACATCGAAACGGCAGCGGCCGGCGGCGAGGACCGTGTAGGCACCTTGCCGGACCAGCTCCTGCAGACGAG CTTTCGTGGAGGCAACCTGCTCGACAGAATGTCCAAGAGGCATCACGACGAGGGAAACATGGAAAGGGCGGTGGCTGGTGGCGAGGACCGCATCAGCGCCCTCCCGGACGAACTCCTCCAGTACATGATGTCATTCCTGCTTTCCCGCGACGCCGTGCGGACATGCGTGCTCGCTAGGCGCTGGCGCATGCTCTGGAAGTCCGTGCCCTCCCTACGCATTGATGATCCCGAGAGCTACCACGGCGCTACGGGCTCCAGCTTGTTTGTCAATGAGCTGCTTCGTCTCCGTGACCCAACGCCTCTGAATACATGTGACATCCGTTCTGGTTGTCAGGAGACTGCGAACACCAATTGGGCCAAGGAGGCATTCCGACACATGGAACCATGGCTCCTGTATGCTTTATCCTGTCAAGTTCCAGTGCTTCGAATTTGTTTTCCCTGGCGGGTAATCAACATGACTCTTGTCTCATCGCACTTGAAGAGGTTACATCTTTACCGCATGCGATTTGAGGGATGCTCTCTGGATTTTTCGAGCTGTCAGGTGCTACAGGTGTTAGAGATGAAAGCTTGTCATATCCATGTGAATCTCTTGTCCCAGTCATTACGATTTCTTAAAATTCACTACACGAGTTTTGGTTTTGATCCACGCACTCGTATTTCTGCCCCAAATCTCATTGGCTTCAGACTAGCTCCATTTTACGGTTTGGCTCCTTTGCTTGATAGCATGCCATCACTGGTAGCAGCATCTATTACACTTGGAGAAATGTGCGAGGAAATGTGTTACTGTGGAAATCTATCATGTGGGGGATGCGATGCTCAAGCCGGTAACAACGACTATCCTGTGGCTCTCCAAGGTTTGTCAGGTGCTACGAATTTGAAGTTGACAGCAATATCTTATCCGATAAGG CTGTCTGTTTTGAGAATGGATTTGACATGGCGCCCCATGTTCAGGAAGCTAAAAAAGTTGTTGCTCAATGAGTGGTGTGTGGCTGATGATTTCACTGGATTGATTTACTTTCTCCAGCACTCACCCATTCTAGAGACACTGATACTAAAGCTTGATTTGCAAACTTCTGAG GATTATCATTTGAACGAAATTGATGGAAGTTGTAACTCAAGGGAACAATCATTGCTATCACAACATCTCAAGGTAGTCAAAATTATATGTGGCACGCAGGAAGATGTGATAGTTCACCGTATTTCAAAGATCCTATGTGCCCATGGAGTACCTTCTGAGCAAATTCAGATAGAATAG
- the LOC123139340 gene encoding putative F-box/LRR-repeat protein At4g13960 isoform X3, producing the protein MSERLNYEENIETAAAGGEDRVGTLPDQLLQTSFRGGNLLDRMSKRHHDEGNMERAVAGGEDRISALPDELLQYMMSFLLSRDAVRTCVLARRWRMLWKSVPSLRIDDPESYHGATGSSLFVNELLRLRDPTPLNTCDIRSGCQETANTNWAKEAFRHMEPWLLYALSCQVPVLRICFPWRVLQVLEMKACHIHVNLLSQSLRFLKIHYTSFGFDPRTRISAPNLIGFRLAPFYGLAPLLDSMPSLVAASITLGEMCEEMCYCGNLSCGGCDAQAGNNDYPVALQGLSGATNLKLTAISYPIRLSVLRMDLTWRPMFRKLKKLLLNEWCVADDFTGLIYFLQHSPILETLILKLDLQTSEDYHLNEIDGSCNSREQSLLSQHLKVVKIICGTQEDVIVHRISKILCAHGVPSEQIQIE; encoded by the exons ATGTCTGAGAGGCTCAACTACGAAGAAAACATCGAAACGGCAGCGGCCGGCGGCGAGGACCGTGTAGGCACCTTGCCGGACCAGCTCCTGCAGACGAG CTTTCGTGGAGGCAACCTGCTCGACAGAATGTCCAAGAGGCATCACGACGAGGGAAACATGGAAAGGGCGGTGGCTGGTGGCGAGGACCGCATCAGCGCCCTCCCGGACGAACTCCTCCAGTACATGATGTCATTCCTGCTTTCCCGCGACGCCGTGCGGACATGCGTGCTCGCTAGGCGCTGGCGCATGCTCTGGAAGTCCGTGCCCTCCCTACGCATTGATGATCCCGAGAGCTACCACGGCGCTACGGGCTCCAGCTTGTTTGTCAATGAGCTGCTTCGTCTCCGTGACCCAACGCCTCTGAATACATGTGACATCCGTTCTGGTTGTCAGGAGACTGCGAACACCAATTGGGCCAAGGAGGCATTCCGACACATGGAACCATGGCTCCTGTATGCTTTATCCTGTCAAGTTCCAGTGCTTCGAATTTGTTTTCCCTGGCGG GTGCTACAGGTGTTAGAGATGAAAGCTTGTCATATCCATGTGAATCTCTTGTCCCAGTCATTACGATTTCTTAAAATTCACTACACGAGTTTTGGTTTTGATCCACGCACTCGTATTTCTGCCCCAAATCTCATTGGCTTCAGACTAGCTCCATTTTACGGTTTGGCTCCTTTGCTTGATAGCATGCCATCACTGGTAGCAGCATCTATTACACTTGGAGAAATGTGCGAGGAAATGTGTTACTGTGGAAATCTATCATGTGGGGGATGCGATGCTCAAGCCGGTAACAACGACTATCCTGTGGCTCTCCAAGGTTTGTCAGGTGCTACGAATTTGAAGTTGACAGCAATATCTTATCCGATAAGG CTGTCTGTTTTGAGAATGGATTTGACATGGCGCCCCATGTTCAGGAAGCTAAAAAAGTTGTTGCTCAATGAGTGGTGTGTGGCTGATGATTTCACTGGATTGATTTACTTTCTCCAGCACTCACCCATTCTAGAGACACTGATACTAAAGCTTGATTTGCAAACTTCTGAG GATTATCATTTGAACGAAATTGATGGAAGTTGTAACTCAAGGGAACAATCATTGCTATCACAACATCTCAAGGTAGTCAAAATTATATGTGGCACGCAGGAAGATGTGATAGTTCACCGTATTTCAAAGATCCTATGTGCCCATGGAGTACCTTCTGAGCAAATTCAGATAGAATAG
- the LOC123139340 gene encoding putative FBD-associated F-box protein At5g56820 isoform X5: protein MSERLNYEENIETAAAGGEDRVGTLPDQLLQTSFRGGNLLDRMSKRHHDEGNMERAVAGGEDRISALPDELLQYMMSFLLSRDAVRTCVLARRWRMLWKSVPSLRIDDPESYHGATGSSLFVNELLRLRDPTPLNTCDIRSGCQETANTNWAKEAFRHMEPWLLYALSCQVPVLRICFPWRVINMTLVSSHLKRLHLYRMRFEGCSLDFSSCQVLQVLEMKACHIHVNLLSQSLRFLKIHYTSFGFDPRTRISAPNLIGFRLAPFYGLAPLLDSMPSLVAASITLGEMCEEMCYCGNLSCGGCDAQAGNNDYPVALQGLSGATNLKLTAISYPIRLSVLRMDLTWRPMFRKLKKLLLNEWCVADDFTGLIYFLQHSPILETLILKLDLQTSEQNILFVTGLSFERN, encoded by the exons ATGTCTGAGAGGCTCAACTACGAAGAAAACATCGAAACGGCAGCGGCCGGCGGCGAGGACCGTGTAGGCACCTTGCCGGACCAGCTCCTGCAGACGAG CTTTCGTGGAGGCAACCTGCTCGACAGAATGTCCAAGAGGCATCACGACGAGGGAAACATGGAAAGGGCGGTGGCTGGTGGCGAGGACCGCATCAGCGCCCTCCCGGACGAACTCCTCCAGTACATGATGTCATTCCTGCTTTCCCGCGACGCCGTGCGGACATGCGTGCTCGCTAGGCGCTGGCGCATGCTCTGGAAGTCCGTGCCCTCCCTACGCATTGATGATCCCGAGAGCTACCACGGCGCTACGGGCTCCAGCTTGTTTGTCAATGAGCTGCTTCGTCTCCGTGACCCAACGCCTCTGAATACATGTGACATCCGTTCTGGTTGTCAGGAGACTGCGAACACCAATTGGGCCAAGGAGGCATTCCGACACATGGAACCATGGCTCCTGTATGCTTTATCCTGTCAAGTTCCAGTGCTTCGAATTTGTTTTCCCTGGCGGGTAATCAACATGACTCTTGTCTCATCGCACTTGAAGAGGTTACATCTTTACCGCATGCGATTTGAGGGATGCTCTCTGGATTTTTCGAGCTGTCAGGTGCTACAGGTGTTAGAGATGAAAGCTTGTCATATCCATGTGAATCTCTTGTCCCAGTCATTACGATTTCTTAAAATTCACTACACGAGTTTTGGTTTTGATCCACGCACTCGTATTTCTGCCCCAAATCTCATTGGCTTCAGACTAGCTCCATTTTACGGTTTGGCTCCTTTGCTTGATAGCATGCCATCACTGGTAGCAGCATCTATTACACTTGGAGAAATGTGCGAGGAAATGTGTTACTGTGGAAATCTATCATGTGGGGGATGCGATGCTCAAGCCGGTAACAACGACTATCCTGTGGCTCTCCAAGGTTTGTCAGGTGCTACGAATTTGAAGTTGACAGCAATATCTTATCCGATAAGG CTGTCTGTTTTGAGAATGGATTTGACATGGCGCCCCATGTTCAGGAAGCTAAAAAAGTTGTTGCTCAATGAGTGGTGTGTGGCTGATGATTTCACTGGATTGATTTACTTTCTCCAGCACTCACCCATTCTAGAGACACTGATACTAAAGCTTGATTTGCAAACTTCTGAG CAAAATATATTGTTTGTTACAGGATTATCATTTGAACGAAATTGA
- the LOC123139644 gene encoding two-component response regulator ORR29-like → MAENAKGMPSYALSVMAIDEDEFHANSAKSMLSELNYYVDLVFPVAVYTSPIEALGILEKKAHDVDFVMAAVDMEELNGFQFLEAAKNKHRNLQVIMMSTETTMYTMKRSIELGARLLAKKPLDANNIHNMWQHLDVKVLRLNKIKCLFQGRN, encoded by the exons ATGGCAGAAAATGCAAAAGGAATGCCCTCATATGCGCTTAGCGTGATGGCTATTGATGAAGATGAGTTTCATGCCAACTCTGCAAAATCCATGCTCTCTGAATTGAACTATTATG TTGATCTTGTCTTTCCGGTGGCAGTCTATACAAGTCCCATCGAAGCACTTGGTATTCTTGAAAAGAAAGCACATGATGTTGATTTCGTCATGGCAGCAGTGGACATGGAAGAGTTGAATGGCTTTCAGTTCCTGGAAGCTGCCAAAAATAAGCATAGAAACCTTCAAGTGATCA TGATGTCAACAGAAACAACAATGTACACAATGAAGAGATCTATTGAACTTGGAGCTCGTCTTTTGGCAAAGAAGCCTCTTGATGCTAATAACATTCATAATATGTGGCAACATCTTGATGTAAAAGTTCTTAGACTGAACAAGATAAAGTGTCTATTTCAAGGTCGAAATTAA
- the LOC123134916 gene encoding two-component response regulator ORR29 has translation MEELNGFQFLEAAKDMHRNLQVIMMSADTTMYTMKRSIELGARFLAKKPLDATTIHNMWQHLDVKVLRLNRMKYLFQGVGDKAQDGEEVGESVAQQKDGTKTTTHFKWIPFLESKFLYALQILGANASPSKIKIIMNVDTVTRKQISAHLQKHRKRMEREQNMAMFMDSYGNCASSSKSVKTRHTIPYMSGYHSEDDVQRTMMPNLFGDTQGIDVSAAMRRALQLGAVFDEFQYSNGPSSDEPCEVIGHITGEDGIVDEANGSNSSSHDHVAAQTYNSRAAQAITFRNSYHHDQVSNISKAPVEGLVDYPDSEDSD, from the exons ATGGAAGAGTTGAATGGCTTTCAGTTCCTGGAAGCAGCCAAAGATATGCATCGAAACCTTCAAGTGATCA TGATGTCAGCAGATACAACAATGTACACAATGAAGAGATCTATTGAACTTGGTGCTCGTTTTTTGGCGAAGAAGCCTCTTGATGCTACTACCATTCACAATATGTGGCAACATCTTGATGTAAAAGTTCTTAGGCTGAACAGGATGAAGTATCTGTTTCAAG GTGTTGGAGATAAAGCGCAAGATGGAGAAGAAGTTGGAGAGTCTGTAGCACAGCAAAAGGATGGAACTAAAACGACCACTCATTTCAAATGGATACCTTTCCTGGAGAGCAAGTTTTTATATGCTCTTCAAATACTTGGAGCAA ATGCATCGCCCAGCAAGATAAAGATAATCATGAACGTGGATACTGTTACGAGGAAACAAATTTCTGCGCATCTGCAG AAACATCGAAAGCGTATGGAAAGGGAACAAAACATGGCAATGTTTATGGATAGCTACGGGAATTGTGCCTCAAGTTCTAAATCCGTGAAGACTCGTCATACAATCCCTTACATGTCGGGCTATCATTCAGAAGACGATGTCCAAAGAACAATG ATGCCAAACTTGTTTGGAGACACTCAAGGCATTGATGTATCTGCAGCAATGCGAAGAGCCTTACAACTTGGGGCTGTTTTTGACGAGTTCCAGTATTCCAATGGTCCTTCTAGCGACGAACCATGTGAAGTTATAGGACATATAACAGGAGAAGATGGCATCGTTGATGAAGCTAATGGCTCAAATTCATCTAGTCATGATCATGTTGCTGCTCAAACATACAATTCAAGAGCTGCACAAGCAATCACATTCCGGAACAGTTATCATCACGACCAAGTCTCCAACATAAGTAAGGCTCCGGTTGAGGGCCTTGTAGACTATCCAGATTCCGAGGATTCTGATTAA